The window GTTAATTTACAGTGATTAATATGGAAAATGATAAATGAAGTTATAATATAAGGTAGCCTGAAGTTTCTTGGTCTATATATTTTTGTCTTGAGAGTTTGctttaaagaaatataattgcTCACAGTCAGAAAGCAAGAATAGATTTAGCCCTTGTCCTTGTTCATGTTGGCGATGTTTTGCTATCATTTATCATGAAATCAGGCATTTGTCATATAAAAAGCATGTAATGTGTTACAGGATGGAGCAAATCATAGAAAGGTATCAGAAGATGACTGGAACCTGCATTCCTGACCATGATAGCCGGGTAAAAAGAAATCTCTACAGACATCATTAATTAGCCATGAAGTCCGAGAATGAATTCTATATTTGATGATCTTTTCCTTCTTATTTTGTAGGAACAACTATATGGAGAATTGGCTATGTTGAGAAAAGAGTCCCGGCGTCTTCATTCAAACATGCGCCGCTACACTGGTGAAGACATGAGCTCTATTCCTTTTGGGGAGTTGGATGCAGTAGAGCAAGAACTAGAACGCGCGGTTAACAAGGTCCGACATAGGAAGGTAACTCAACAATCCAGCAATGGTGATAGAAAAAGCATGCCTGACATTTGTTTTAAGGCAACTCTTGTGATCTGAATGTATCCTTCTGAGGTCGTTTATATATGTTTCTTTCATTGTTCATGTACGTAGATTGAGCTCTTGCACCAGCAGCTGGAAAATCTGCGCAGGAAGGTGAATCTCTTAATTAGTCTCAAATACACAAATTCCACTTTCATGCACACATTCTACAGAAGGATCTGATTTTCCTTTTGTTGCAAATGTCAGGAGCGTATGTTGGAGGAGGAAAACAGCAATATGTACCTCTGGGCAAGGGTTTTCCCCCTTATATTTCACTGGGAGACTTGATTTTTAGCTGCTGGAACCATATGAATTATAGAATTTAGACCTTCTAGTGTTCTTACTTCTGATCGTATAGTCTTTTCCTTTGGTTGATGAATGATATTTCAGATTCAGGAGCATCGTGCCGCGCTGGGATATCAGCAGGCGGCGATAGAAGCAAAGCCGGTGGAGCATCAGCAAGTCTTGGATCCATTCCAATTCTGTGGAGAACCCAGTAGCGTGCTTCAGCTTTCAAACATTACTCATCAAATTGACCCATACCATCTCCAGCTTGCTCAACCCAGCCTTCAAGGCTCTAGCGTCTAGAACTTAGGTGAGCAAAGAATGAAAAGTGAGAGTAGCAATATTGGTCTCTGCTGCTGCTTGCCTCTCTATAACTCGGTTATTTTGTGATGTGTGCAGCAGAATTATCAGATTTGGAGAAGGGCTTCTCACGTGGAAGTATTGGGCGTAGTggctataatatttttatttttccttcttttttttaacagagACTTGATTTCTGCTAAATATTGCCATGTATGTTTGCATGACTCTACGTATTAACTTATGCTTTTATGTTGAAGCTAcggtttgatttgtttttataaaaaccagtAACTGTGTTTCTGTTTCTCATCTAATTACTCGGCCCTATAACGAGTAAGGGTTGAATGcattcaatctcaatttgaaGCTTTGTTAAATTACTAATGCACTTAAATAAGATTCTTGAGATCAATTCTAGAAAATACTACAAACTACAAGTTAgtgctaaaaaaatttaagaaagttctaaagaaatcaaacaaacacTAGGAATGTTCTAGGAAAGAAAGAATGCTTGTCGTCCACGATTCAAAGGACTCTAGAATTTTATAATGTATTGACTAAATTTCCAGCAAGTTCTGAGAAGTTTGGCTAAATTGTTCCATTTAGGTTGGTTAAGATGGTTATAAATAACCATACAACCATCACTTGTAAGGCAAACCAAAAAACCCATGCTAAAGCTTAAAACATTTGTCCTAAAACTCCttgtattttttgctttttgtttctCATATTCTTCAACCATTTTCATATTATAAACTAGGTTCTTCTTTTACAAAACTACTACAACTAAAAACCTTAAGTATCAAACTACTTTAAACTACGATCATTCTCTAATAATGGTATCATAGCCCAATTAATCGAAAGAGGGCATTATGATCATTATGGCCACAACAAATTCATCACAATCGATCTCTATGTCgcttcttattttttcataggAGCAACTATgatttgtgaaaaataaaaatgatgacaCTTTTCAAGTCTCAAAAGTTTTGGGACATTGTTATGGAGGGCCACTTGTCATCCCAGAAAATATCTCTACTCTAGAAGAAGCACAACGTGAGGAGTTAAAGGTGAAAGAGCAAAACGATGCTGGTGCCCTTTATTTGATTCAACAATCACTAGCTAATACAATTTTTCCAAGGATTATTGGAGCTTCAACAACAAAACATGCATGAGATGTGTAGTAGGAGGAGTTTCTAAGTGATTTTAAGGTACACCAATTAGACTCCAAACACTACGAAGAGAGTtggaaaacattaaaatgaaGATTCTAAGACCGCGCGTTAAAGATTATCATGGAAGAATTAAAGTAGTGGCAAGTCAAATGAAATCTTTAGGAGAAAATATTAGTGATCAAAGGgttgttgaaaaaaatctagtcaattttacatgaaaatatgacattttagttattgttatagAACAATCAAGGGATTTAGTAACCTTGTTAGTCAGTAGCTGAACTAATAGGTTCTTTAGAAGCACATGAGAAAAAACTTAATAGCTTCGAAGAAGACTTTATCGAGAGTGCTTTTCAGTCTAAGCTTAATAGAAGGTCTCAGAAATCTAGATATAATTATGCCAAGAAATTTACAGATAATTATTCTAGAAGAGGAAATTTTAGAGGAAGAGAAGATTATAGAAGAAAAAGTAGCCAGCCAAggagaaaaaatacaatttactaTCGGATATGCTAGCAAGATCAATGTTAAATTGATCTAATTGaactaatctaaaaaaaaaattaaattaaacaaaaaaaaataaaaataacaagaattataaaaaaaaatctaaaacaattttttataatttaatttaagtatGAAAATAATCTTACCCGTTAGCTAGTTAAAATGAGTTGACTTATTACataaataagttaaattcaatatcctttttttgttaataagttCGTAAAGGGTGTTGGGATtaagaaaggagagagaatTGAAATGGCAAGCAaccaactaaaataataattctgcGAATAAGAACCAACCAAGTAGAGAAGAATTCAAGGAACGCAAATTATACCCTTTATTTTACACAAACGATACTCTTGACCAGCTTCATGAAGAAACCTCCTTGCCATTTGGATTAGAATAAAAACTTGGCATTGTATAAATTTGATCTGAGCTAGGATGTGATTTATCTTGAGCAATGAATCTATGACAAGCTAGCTCTCCAGACGTCTGATCATGAAAACTATACCCAGGAGTCTTCCTCACCCTCCACACTCCATGGATTCTCTCATGACAGAGTCTGCCAGTGGCAGGCATAAACATTTGGCAAGCCAATGTATCTAACATCATGATCTGGATCAAACTCAATAAGCTTCCTCCCAATCATTTCTGCAAGATATTCTAATCTTCGATGTTTCATGCATCCACTAAGTAGAGCACCATGCATTGAAGCTGTTGGTTCAACCGTCATTTGACAGAAAAACTGATATGTCGCGCGCTACTACTTGACCAGCACGAGCCACAACATCCACCATGTAAGCATAATGCTCACTCTTCGGTGCCATGCCATTTTTATCATGACACTAGTCAAAGAAGCACCAAGCTTGCTTTATGAACCCACCATGAGCACAAGCACTCAACAAGCACATATAAGTGATCTATTCTGGTTTAATCCCAACAATCTTCATCTCCGAATACAAATCAAGTGATTTCTTCACCAAACCACGTGTAGCATTCCAAATTAACACATCGCTCTTTCCCATTGAAACCCATCCGAAACACAGTGAAAGCCTCCTCAACAACCCCGCATTCTGCATGCATGTCAACAAGAGAAGTCTGCATAAGCACATAACCATAGTAACCTCATTAGCCTTCGGACCCGACATTCTTATCTTCACAAAAACTGCCACAGGGATCCCCATGATTCCAACTCTTGACATACCCATCCAAGTTTATAGCATACATGGCAGGAAAAAGGCCGCCTTTACCTTGATTTGCATATATCGAGGAAGGTAAGGTTTTGTATAAATTCAGACCAGGATTTCCATATGACATGATGGATTCAAGATTTACAAGGCAGTGAAGGCCTGAAATGTCAAGTATGTAAGAACACTCTCAAAAGCTTGGAGGGAAAGAGAGTTTATGTTCCATGCatgataagacataggcctttACCTTGTACTAGCAGTCCAAGGCACCTTCGTCCAACCTGTTGGATACCTATTCGCACCTACCTATCCAGAAGAATCCGATCTCCGCCCGTGAGAGACAGATTAATTGGGAGGACATTTTGATTTCTCCAACCTATACTCATCTCATCCTGCACTCAAATTTACTAATTAAActccatagtttttttttatataaaaaaattatatagatattgttaaatcattattatattttattacacACTAATTTATACTatacataaaaatatctttaaatcttataaaaaaatttgaagctgaaaacatgaaaataagagCAGAAGAAAATCCCAAAGAAAcagcatatatatattatttaatttggtaGGGTGAGACCATACTCATTTAAAAGGAAGATTCtgagaaaaataaacagaagGCGGGCACCATCCCGGAAAAGTTTCGCTATAATGGCCACATATAGTAAAGTTACAAGAAACCAATTTGTAGTGCTGGTTTCTTATATATGGAATGCTAAGGAAGAATTAATACAAGCATGCACATTCGGGGCGTTTCCCCTATTGGGAAAAGCATTCAATACAGTCAGCGCAACATAACAAGAGCTACACTTGTTCAGCCAACTTATGCAAGTAGTGCATGCATcggtctttttttcttttttaatccagGTGGTTTTCACTAGTAGAAGAGGAAGATCCGACAAATGCTAACTGTGCGCGGAAGTGGAGACCTCGGTGTTGCAAACAGGACAGGCCTGCAATCATAACGAAAATATTAAGCAAAAGTTTCATATGATCCCCCAAGccgtaataaaaaaacatatgctGTTGGTCTAACGTAACTGTGAATTGAAAGCAACAAGATCCCTTGAACATATGATTGGCACCCGCAGCACTTTAAAATGGACCCCCTTAACCAATTCACTACAAGTGtgattgaaaaggaaaaggtttaTTTGTTCTTTAACTGTAGCTAACTTAGTCAATAATGATAACATTGAAATTAGTAGTGACTAACAATGACAACAGggagaaagcaaaaaaaacagtTGAGCAATGCCAAGAAAACAGTGTTGTTAGGTTGGAGTGTAAGAATTTAAGTCACCAGAAAGAAGTAAAGTTTGAAGCCAAACAAGAAAGGGAAAATGGACAAGGGCAAGTAACTAAACTAAGAGATTACACAAACAAAAATCAGTATACTGCAAATGGATTATACCTTGTTTATTTTCAACCAATTGTTTATGCACTCTGAATGGTACGAATGCTTGCAGGAAAGCAGAGTCAGAGTTTCGCCATCCTCATAATCCAAACGACATATGACACAGCTGAAACACAAGCACACATTTCAATCATCATATAAGCACAGTTGAGATAAGGTTAGGCATTTATGCTTACGAATCATTGCTCCCATTCTGACTGCTTCCTGTCTTGTAGTTTATTGAAGGCAAAGAAGCAATTGTATCAGCTGAAAGGCCTCTGCTTTCAGTTCCAACAACTTCACCCAATGCAAGCAACTCCTGAGATAAATGAATCATACTATAAGGAATAAAGTTAAGTAGAAGCATCATGGGAACACTCAGTCCAAGCCAGCTCACCTCATATGAGAGTTCATCAGGATCAACCTCCTCCCATGTATCCTGGAtaataaagagaaaattaagATGTATAGGAGACAACagaattaatttgaaaagaaaaattttaggaCTCAAAACAAACATTTGCATTCACATACCACTCCACAAATAAAAACTGGAGGAAAAGATAAAACTAGTAACAAACCTAAAACAATAGCATCCTTCCAGGGAGAGCAAAACATTCACATTAAAGTTGTGAGCTAGATCACCACTAAATAGACTGGAAATTGTTTTTGATTGTACATTAACTAGCTAGAAAAGAAATGGCTAGAAAAGAAACTAGATCACCACTAAATAGAAGGCAAAAAGACGTTTACAGAGCTCCATGATTATTTGCTTCAACAAAAAGGAATATGTCAGAACTAAAAGTCTTTTGGTAGCAGCAAGCAAGTCAAACCTTGGCTGGACTGTTGCACATTTCTTAGTTCATCAAGTAGCTCTGAGCCACAATGATATAGATACCCTTCTCCTCTTCTTATACCTAACCTTTTACTTCATTGACAACAACCCCCAAAAGAGCCAGTTGGAGCAGGCCCCGAGCCCCTATACTATGGCAACAACCTATGTTGTTGTAAGCATAGCTTTTGATTACATTTCAATTATGTATAATATTTCAGACTTATTGGTTTGGGCTAGATGAATGTGGTTCTTCTGATGGTTACTTGAAAGGATTATTTACATGTGCGCATAATGTATGGCAGCATGATGCAGCATATAGCAAAAGATAAAACAGGGTCTCTCAAGCCCAAAGGTTACAGAAATAACTGTAGAGAAATCTAGAGAAAATTCTTTGGTATTTTGATTAAATCTGAACAATAGTATgaaatctctaaaaaataaactagacatccctatttatattagtcctaaaatcctttataggaaatgattcctaattaaaactaaaatattttataggaaaGGATTCCTAATTAATAGAATCCATCTAGCATTAAGATTCCTAAATAgtataatactaattaaattaaaagtcctaTGCTGAGtaggaaacaaataattaaaatctaaaattagcTAGGAAAATAATTAGAACTGGAAACAATAACTTCAGGCTTCATATCAGATGCTTCCGGGTTTCTTTGCGGACTTCTTTTCAGGTTTGACCTTGTCAATATAGTATGTAAACTCCTAGAATAATTGTTCTACATCACAGCAGCAGGGGTTAGAACTGTTTTGCCAACCAATGAGACCCATCAAAGAGGATAGCAGTTCACTTGAAATAATCACTGATAAGTGAAACTGACTTCTCAACACTCCAATACATGTATCACTAAACTAGGGGCACATTACTTGAGATGAATATGCATAGACATAGGATTTTATATTATCCATCACTTCTATTAGCCAAAAAGAAATGCCACAAATCACTTGCACAAGATACAGATATGGAAATTTGTAATAGCTTGGCATGTTGTAGAGCCAAATCGTTAAATCAAAATCCTCACTATGccaaaaaggaggaagaaaacaatataacCAGTTACAGAGGTTGATACCTGAGAATTATCCTCATGATCTTCTTCAGTATCCTCCTCAGCTTCTCCTGTAACTACAAACTATTAGCAAAAGATCTTAAGGTTGCATAACAAACAACACAGAAAGAAGCAGACTTGCATAATAAACAGTATCCATTCAttcaggaaaaagaaagaaagaaagaaagaaagaaaaacatgacTACCAATAAATGGACATACGAAAACAATAGTTCCATAGTAATTTTCAACACTTACTATCATTTAAGCCAGCAAGGGCCAGCAGTCTAGCAGCCACCTCCCTTTCTTCAGCTTCCTGCAAGGCTCGGGCATAAGCCTCGTCACTGGAATACACAGAAGGGTCAATTTCAACTTCGGTATTATCATGATCTCCAGCATCAGCATCAGCATCAGCATGCACATCAAATGCATCTGCCTCATCCACATCTgtgtcatcatcttcatcagtcTCGTCATTGGGATCACCAaaatcatcctcatcatcatgTAAATAACTTCCAGCTTCCCAACTTCCATAATCACTCCCATCATTATTCATTCTTAGCATCATGTATGCCCTTTCCTACTCCATGATCAATCAAGCACACCAAATCTGTTGGTTAAAAGAAATAGATACACATGATACGAGAACAAGTTGACAGCACAAGCAAATCTCTTGGTTGGAGAAACCAAAGGTTAAGATTTGATAATAACAAATGCTCTATGGAGAAACAGAATCAACTGAGCCAATTAATCACATTAGAGAAAAACTTTACTAAATGCTCCGCCCATTGAAGCTTTGAGTGTATTTGCTTAACCAATAACATAACTAtggaaaataattatatttatgccCAATTCAGATAAATTTTTACACCATTTGGGTTCTCAATCATATTTTCCCCTCATTTATCAaacaaaaacccattaaaattCAACTTCTGTTGATACTGAAACATACTATTCAAGAGATTATAACACCAATTAAAATCCACCAATTACTGAGATCCAATAAcctaaaaaatgaaattcattTCCTCAACTGAGCCAAAAGTGATTATAGCACCAACTAAAACTCAATTGAAAATCCAAACTTTCACTCGATTCTTTACTTGAAACCAAAAGTAACAAAAATCCACCAGTCACTCAAACCCAATAacctaaaaaactaattcattTCCTCAACTGAAACTAAATTCCACGCTTTAGCCAAAACTGACCGTGAGATCAAAAAACAACAAGAGCCCACTAATTATAGAGAcccaaaagccaaaaaaaacaatccatttcaataaaaagatagagatagagaaaaagaaagagacctGTTCTTGAAGGGTCCTGGCAAGAGCAAGGTCAGCATCCACTTGACTAAGATTAGTGAATGGAGTTCTTCTTGAAGTCTGACGTTGaggaccaccaccaccaccctctctctctccatctccTTCTTGTTGTTCTCCATTAGAGCTCAAATTTGGGTTCTCTTCTTGTTGTTCACTGTTGTTGATTTTTGATTCTCCTGAACCTAATTTTgtgttgctgctgttgttgttgttgtcgtcgTCGTCCATTGTTGTTTTGGAGGTTTGATTTAAAAACCTTGTCGTTGTTGTTTTGGGTTAATCAGAAGTTTGAGATTTGAAGGGAAAGGCTGATTTGATGGAATCAAGAATTATTCAAGAATCTCATctctcaaattttgtttttgttagagAGAGATAGATGAAATTTGAGATGCTTTTTGATGGGGGATTTGTTCATGGCAACCtgaaatatacaaaattaaaacgGCTAATTGAAAAAGCAAAGTCCTCCAACtatgattataattttgaattaaatttctaGCTACCATTTTCTAGCAATTTTACCTTCATTAACTTGCCTCATATTTACACTTGTAggggtattattttttttgtctttcctttttcttttacaagattaaataaattaaattaaatttcactctaatttaattttagatagATCAACCATATCAAAGAAGTGTATTTATATAAAGCTTTTACAATCCATTctctttattaaaaacaaaataccctttaaaataatgttttgataaaacaaattatatcaaaattaatatataatttattcatgTTATAGAATTAGtctctaattattattattttatatttattttagaaaaatattttttattgtgttttttttcttatttagtttagaagatcaaaaattgaaattgataatttttttagtttaagaatttctaaaatatctctataattatttatggGGATTCTTTTCCTCTTCCAAGTAAATATAGACTAATATAAATAGAATTatttaacttatattttaatatattacatCAGAGTTATTtgttcaataattaaattatgaattaaaattgtGTTAGATGATATTAGAATTCAATGATCCCGATGATTATGGTATTGAGAATCATTTTCAAAGACAGGAATAAAGAAGATAACATCTTGATTGGGAAGAGTCTTGCAGATAGAGGTGagtaaaaactgaaaaattgagaaaaccgagaaaatcagaaaaaaataattgaaaaaattgaaccgtgaaaaaaacggattaaatcgattaaaattttaaataaaccggaaaaaaccgagtcaaatcggtttgaaccgTTTTTggtcctaaaaaaccgaactgaaatcGGTCGGTTTAAACCGATTtcagttttttataaaaaaattcaatttggttattttttaaaaaaaaaaaactgaaccaaactgaaaataatcattTCTATGTGTAGAGATTTTAAGTTCGGGATAAAGCTCCTTGATTTCTTAAGAATCTTGTACGTCAAGGagtttatatattaattgaacGAAGTAGTTCGAGGAAGTCTTTGAGCAAATGAAGGTGAAACTAATCATCAATCAAAACTTATGCATGGTGGAAGCAATTAAAGAGATTACGGGAAAGGCATGGCAATCTAAGAATCAACAATTgagcaaagaagaagaagaagatgaatgaGCACTTTTTCCCCCAAAATATGCAGAATTTTATCAGCTAATATTCCCAAGAGGAGCAATTGGTTTCTGGatactttataaataattttagcatggttattaaaacttttaaattttatttttaatattaacgtattaaaataataaaaaataattttaaattttttgaaaaagaatgaTTGGAACAGCCTACAGGATACTTTTCGTGTATCATTATTGGGACTGCATTCATGaagtcaatttaaaataataataataaaaaaaaaaaaactgtttatcAAGGACAAAATGGGaaactttttgaaaaagaaagaatatgtAAAGGAAGCGGTGGCCAATATATTTCCGCCATGTcaactagaaaaacaaattgacgtCCCGCTCAAGTCGAGCGTCGTCAAGGTGCCTGTGGACCGAATACAGCTTG is drawn from Populus nigra chromosome 5, ddPopNigr1.1, whole genome shotgun sequence and contains these coding sequences:
- the LOC133695245 gene encoding E3 ubiquitin ligase BIG BROTHER-related-like isoform X2, which encodes MDDDDNNNNSSNTKLGSGESKINNSEQQEENPNLSSNGEQQEGDGEREGGGGGPQRQTSRRTPFTNLSQVDADLALARTLQEQERAYMMLRMNNDGSDYGSWEAGSYLHDDEDDFGDPNDETDEDDDTDVDEADAFDVHADADADAGDHDNTEVEIDPSVYSSDEAYARALQEAEEREVAARLLALAGLNDREAEEDTEEDHEDNSQDTWEEVDPDELSYEELLALGEVVGTESRGLSADTIASLPSINYKTGSSQNGSNDSCVICRLDYEDGETLTLLSCKHSYHSECINNWLKINKACPVCNTEVSTSAHS
- the LOC133695245 gene encoding E3 ubiquitin ligase BIG BROTHER-related-like isoform X1: MDDDDNNNNSSNTKLGSGESKINNSEQQEENPNLSSNGEQQEGDGEREGGGGGPQRQTSRRTPFTNLSQVDADLALARTLQEQERAYMMLRMNNDGSDYGSWEAGSYLHDDEDDFGDPNDETDEDDDTDVDEADAFDVHADADADAGDHDNTEVEIDPSVYSSDEAYARALQEAEEREVAARLLALAGLNDITGEAEEDTEEDHEDNSQDTWEEVDPDELSYEELLALGEVVGTESRGLSADTIASLPSINYKTGSSQNGSNDSCVICRLDYEDGETLTLLSCKHSYHSECINNWLKINKACPVCNTEVSTSAHS
- the LOC133694840 gene encoding protein TRANSPARENT TESTA 16-like, with product MGRGKIAIRRIENQTTRQVTFSKRRAGLLKKTHELSVLCDAQIGLIIFSSTGKLCQYCSEGLRMEQIIERYQKMTGTCIPDHDSREQLYGELAMLRKESRRLHSNMRRYTGEDMSSIPFGELDAVEQELERAVNKVRHRKIELLHQQLENLRRKERMLEEENSNMYLWIQEHRAALGYQQAAIEAKPVEHQQVLDPFQFCGEPSSVLQLSNITHQIDPYHLQLAQPSLQGSSV